One Coffea eugenioides isolate CCC68of chromosome 2, Ceug_1.0, whole genome shotgun sequence genomic window, GACTATCATATATCGTGACCACGATGGAATCATGCCTAGAATTTCGAGTAGGCAACCTGAGCCAAGGATTATTGCCTATTGGTAAACGATCATCAATACTTGTACGCGATACAGAAAAATCAGTTTGcccaaagaaaaaatcaaaatttgatgATAATGTGAAGCCCTCTATACTGCTTGCAcacattcttttttttctttgctttccTGCATCCGAATTTGCACACATTTACTTGTACAAGAACTTGTATAGAAACTCATAATCTTGTTTCTGCACAAGTACACGTaatgtatatataaaatttagcTATGTTCATCACGCGCACGTCGAAATGGACGTAAAACATATGTCCAAGAatatatggtcaataattgttGGCTAGCAATAATGCTAACTATGCTTTATTAGACAGACAAAGAGGGATTGTAAGGAAATAACAATAAATGGTTGCAGAATCACCAGTGTTGGTTGATACATTTTGTAAATCAAGCAGACACAAATTATTTTTCACACTCAACAGGGGACAACAAAGACCTGGGAATTCAAGGAAAGATGTCATCAGGTCTTCAACAACTGGTAAAGGATGAAGACTACTAATTCAACACATTTGGGAATTGAGATGGCTATGCAGAGGGAAGGATAAGGTCGAGGATCATATCATATCACCAGATCAAGACCCGATCCTGCCAACTTCGTCTTTGTAATTTGGTCAAGCCTTTCTTCCATCTCAGGGGTAAGGGCGTTCTTCCAGTCCCCAACCACACCGCGCCTGAAAAAAGAGCTATTAGGCATTTGAGCCCAGGGGTCGAACCCAGTCTTATTCACCTCCAAGTTCTTAAGCCTTTCCAAGCTGCTCCTCCATAACACTTGATCAACTTGCTCCTCATTTTCGAATGGTCGTCCGAGGAAAGCAGCCAGTTTCTTGACTTGCCCTTTCGGGTCACTTTTCAGCTCTTCATACTTGAGGAAAAGCACCTTTTCTGGTGCCCTTAAGCTCTCATTCCAAAATTGTAACACATGATCAAAAAATGGACCAAATGGATGTACTCCGTTACAGAATCCCTCAAATAACACCTGAATAGGATATTGCTTGACAGTACTAAAAAAATGCCACATGGAGACCAAGGTATCTTTGGGATTGCGGACTATATAAACCATTTTACACTTGGAATTTTTTATGGAGTCAGGCAAGACGTTATAGGGCATGTGAGTGTGAAAGAGCCTTGGTGTCGGCATGCTAGAGAGATCAGGATTAGGATTTGCTAGGTAAGTTTGGGTCTCCAGGGTCTGTACATAGACAGCAGGATGGTTTTTGAGTAAAGGGTCTTCATTGATGTCGCTAATTTTAGGCCCCATGATGCAAAAAAGGAGTGCCTTGAGCCAAATGGTACCTGTTTTTAGAGAGGAAGCCAAGATGATATCGTCGTCCCTTGCTTCAAAATTTGATTGAACTGATTTTGCAGCTTCCAAATGGCGAGGTGCATACCAAAATCCTTCCCACTGGTACAGAGTAAAGGTATCTCCATAGCTTATTTTGGGTAGTTGATCGAGTAAAGGCTTCAAGGAATCAGAATAATGCGCCGCTGATGATTCAGTATCAGGGGTTGCCATGGTAAAGACAATCAAGGAAAAATGGGTGCGCTGCAAGTATATGTATAAGAACTACTACACTAGTAGTTTTTACTTTTCAAGTGAGCCACCCGCTAAAGGAAGTGTCGGTTAACGAATGATAGACAGTAGGAAGTTTCGGACTCAGTTAATGAATGATTGTGGGAAGTTTCGGACTTAAATAACAGTAACACAGAAAGCAAATTTCGAGACGTCTCGTGAGTCACACTTCACAATAGTGGTCCTTccttccatggagtttgtccaCCGGGGGGGACAGAGAATCCAAGAAATGTTTAAAGGTAATAAAACTGGGGGGTTTGCATCTCCGTGAACAGCAACTGCGCCAAGCTTAGTGTCCGTGTTGGTGTGAGGGTTCAAATTTCatttacaacaaaaaaaaaaaaattaaaggtgGTGCCGTAgtatcttttgattttgttaggTCTGCATATTTATTAATTCCTAACGTTTAAGTTTTCTTAGACTCCTCATCTTCTGTAGATTAGGATAATATACGTTATACAACtgatataaaaaatatatatatatatctcctTGAACTATTTTTAGATTTCATGTTATTTCAACTAATTTGAATTAGATGAGCAATAAATGCTTCTAATTCCATGAAGAATATAAAAACAATGCAATAAATATAACGACACTTAAATACGCTGTAATTTTGAAAAGTTGGTCactaattttctcaaatttgtaAGTATTTTTACCTcttgagaattttttttccctaacaAGAAATGGATGGGATTTAAGAAGCAAAAAGGGGGCAAAGGATTTTAAACACCGCTGTATTTTATGCATATCTGTAACCTTCAAAACTAAAGCATTTGTGTTGTCCAAATGTAAACCTAATTACGACAGATATAGAAATCAAATCGATACTTGTGCATGTGTGATGCACTCATCACCCACGGATCCCTTCttattccaaaaaaattttgctAAGTTCCATTTGTCAATAGACAAAATTCAACGACGATGTTATATCGACCATGGAATGTTTCCAACAGTTGTTGTATCTAGAAATTGCTGACTATGCCTTTCACAATAACCATATGAGTTGTCAATTAAAATAACTAATGCTCTTAAAGATAACTTCTTTAAAGGGCAAAGTAAGTATTTTGTcccaaataaatttttgaacaaatttgCATTGACTGTTAAACCTTAACCTTCAACAGCCAGCAGTAATTAGCCATTGATAAACTTCCAATCAAATAGTCCTCTACCAAAGGATCAAGAAAAAGGGTGCAATAAGAGAATAATATATGATTGTATTTGGATTGCTAAATTATTTCTaataatatttcgcttacatcataaatacatttctcaatccacttttttaaattttcaattactttttatctcacatatatcacatcacaaaaaatataacAGCAATTAttacaaataatatttcaaataataatcTATCCAACTGTGACGTACAGGTACGACCACAATTGTGAAGGGGCAACTCATTGCACCCCTAACACAAATGGTCTGAGAGACGGTTTGCCTTTTGGATTTTTCCCCTTTAGCAAATTCTCCCATTTTATGAAGAAAGACAGCCCCAACTGCCAAGAATATGTTAGAAGTAACCGTGGAAGTTTTAATTATCTAAGCCTGAAGGAGAACAGCTGGTGACACGCAGATTCCTAACTACCAAGAATTTATGCAATGGAAATCTAATGCCAATGCCCACTACTCAGTGGAGAAGATAATAGATTATTGGGGACTCTATTTCTACACTCCTCTGCGTCCTCTTTGTCACGATTGTGACATCTCACCAACCTTCACTTATTTCAAACGCTGTGGTTGGGGTGCACGAATCCTGCAGACCACAACATCAAAATTGTACGTACGTAGTAGTAACAAAAATCAGTATTCAACttcaaaaacttttaaaaaaaaatgtcgacaataaatacaagaaaaggATGAATATTACACATATGTTCCTTTATGTAACTGATCTCCCAAGAAATGTGATTGTAAGAATCACAAGCTTGAGGTGCTATTGTTGAGACATATTTGTCACATGTTACACACTTGTTTGGAAAGgtatttttttcccaaaaattttTTACGTTTTTCCATAAATGCATCTCCCACTTACCTTTTAACCTTACATTCGTCAAATCGTTACAacatatttttctacaaaaactccaaaatatAACATGGAAATTCTATGTTTTACTATATATTTGGATGTCCATTGAGATAAATTACTTTATTAATATATTAAGGATCAGTCTAACAAGAGTGCAAAACATTCATTAAATTGTAGTTCAAATGTTAAATATTAGAAAAAGTAAAGTTAATTAGgaaatatttataaatacaagaaaaaataataattgttaatGTGTGAATTCGCACAGTAAATTAAGTGTAATTTAAGGTATGTTAACAAGTTCTTATTGAACACTCGTTAAGAAATCACATTTATTAAAGTCCATCCTGCCTATTCAAAAATTTCTATACGATGGAAATTTCAAAGAAGATATATAGATCTTGACTAGTAATTTGTAGTACCTCCGTCccactttatttttttttgttttcatttgttttaaattatagttcactttccaattgaataatgtaattaactttcaacttatttaaaatacccttatttaatgTACTTTGTTATAATTGAATACGACCTAACCTTATTTAATAATTGTTTTGATTGACACCTTGAAAGGTATAAATCCTATCAACAAGATATCTAGACATTGACTAGTAATttgtactccctccgtcccactttgatattttttttatccATTCCAAATTACAGTCCACTTTTTAATTGAATAACGTAATTAACTTTTAACTTATTTAAAATATCCTTATTTAATGTATTTTGTTATCAGTGAATATGACCTAACTTGCTTTGATTGACACCTTGAATGGTATAGATTCTATCAGTATTGttgttataattattataaagGTATAACGATTAATCATATTCCTAATGTTAATATTCGagcattttagaaaaatagcagaCTAAATTTACTCTTCTAGTAtattcaattaatttttctGTAACTGCGTGGGAAAAAAACTAGAACCATAAAAATAGGACAAAGGAAGTATTTTAAAAGTATCAATGACAAATATTTAAAGTTAGGGTAAAGACGAGGCCAGCTGTTACAACTTATGCATAATTAATGCAGCTCACCCCCTCCCCCCGCCCCCACCACCACCAAAAAAAaccccaacaaaaaaaagagagaaacttgtgtataattaagaaaaattaggagaaaaaagggaaaaaaaaaagaagaaagaaaaggaagagcaTGAGTCCGACtacagaaaataattgatttgTCAAATGTGCATGCCTTTTGGATCTGTCTCAAGACCCAACTTAGGGTACATTAGCCAAACGGTGAGATTCTGATTCGATCTTTCTTGTAAAGTTCAGAGTTTTTCattcaattaaaaataaaatattaaacaaattctaaatttttataataacaCTCTTactatcttttttttaatatagcctaataaaataaaaattatataataaaaacaatagcGGAAGTGCTAtcgtaaaaaaaaatgaagtacaATTAATTAACATTTTTCTTACAATAAAAAGTCTCCTCTTTGGATCATTTGGAACCTGTTCAGTCAGCCTTCCTACATGTCACGTAGCTATATGAAGAAAATATTCGTATTCTGTTCTCACATTTACTGAATACTTATTTCCAGAACAAGAAAATCCAGCTATAGATCGTTTTGAAGTGGGAGGACGCTGTGATTATGTTATGAATAATATAACCAAAATTTACGATCTTCTTTCTTAATCACTAGTCATTTCTTCCATTTCATgtcgggtttttttttttctatttaaagaATTTACAATGCTAACAAAGTTTGAATACATTCATATTCCCAAGAACGTTAATCCAGAAAATGGAGATCAGCATACATAAATCTTACTCTGGGATTATTAGCTGAAGTTTTTTCTTGATAGCCCATGATATAGATCAAGATAGTATCAGACCTCGTTTCACTAGGACAAAACAGAACTATCCAAAATTTctcgtgtttttttttttttgttttttttcccaaCTTTTGGTTCTTACATTTATTGCTTCAGGGTGTCCAATGGATATTACTAAGACACTTGGATCACATGAACTTATCGTGTATATTCATgcactaataattattatctttctttgtattaatatatttttcatAATTAATTTTACCTTTTAAGAAATTTAACACCCAGAGCATATGTTAACAAGTGTACCACTGTTAGACAAATCCTTCTTATTTCTTTACACCTGATATACCACGTAGATAATAATATTTTCATGACTCATGATTTTGGATGTCCTTTGAGATAAATTACTACTCTGTTAAGTTCTAAACAAAGTCTCTATGAGTCCAAGATCCTTTGAATTAGAAGTGGATTAATCATTTGGACtgttttcccccttttttttattgtttcctttatttttttaaaaacaatagACTTACACTTACTTTGTATTAGAGGAAGAGCAActtaaaagattaaaaaaaaaaattcaaaatggaCTAAATCACCACCCCTTGATCTACGCCGTCGTCAAAGTCGACGGTGCTCCTCATGGCTAGGCGGTGAGCCATAGGCCGTATGACGGCCGTTGCCATGTATTGGCTAAGACATGGGCACGATGCTACACCAACGATGAGAAAAATGCACGACGGTGCCTCCCATGACTAGGCGGTGAGCCTTAGGCCGCACAACGGGTTGCCTTGcgagttttaaaattattttgacCATGACGGACTACCCATCTCTTTAAAATTTGATTGGATCAGTACAAAATGTTGTGCAATTCCTTCTTTCTCGTGGTCCATGTGATTCGTCTGGCAGGAATCAGGCTAATCCGTCCAATAGCCCAGCGACATTGCAAATAATTTCAGTACAAAAGGTTGTTTTCAGCTGTTGGATGCACTATTGAGTCGAGAATCTTGGTGAGACTCGGAACGCGACTTCGCCTACGCAGTTTATCAGATTGTTTTCAGCTGTTGCAGGCGCTACGTAGTCGAGAATCTAGTCAGTGATGGAGTAAATTCTGATTTTTAAGTTTTCAATAAGATTGTCTTTTTGCAATCATTCATGCTTTGCACGATAAGCAAGGCCTGGTATCAGCTGTCTCAATGGTCTGGCTCATGCTGATAACCAAGATCGAATCCGTCcaaattttgtttcttgaaaaaaaataagcatgaatctgaaaaactgaaaaagaaataGGTAAGTAAtatttgtattttaaaaataGTTTCCAACACTTTACTCTAATATTTTGATTATATGTCAAAAATTATCTTACAACGCAAATATcagttttgtttggattgtatgtttataaattttttataaaaaaaaaaattactgtaacaatTTGATATACGTTATATATAGGAAGATGGTTAAAAAATGTGTACATATAAGACGTAGCAAACAAATCATTGGATTCAATCCACCAATAGAAAATGGAAAACACACCCGATCATTATTAGTCAATAAAATACAAACAGACCATTGGATTCAATCCGCCAACAGAGAATGGAAAAGCGACATGATCACATTCACGCTGTAGTTTCAATCCACACTATAAACAAAAGCAATCGAAAGATTTTAATTCGAATTGTTTACTACTATTATTATGAATTCAGTGGTCCCTCGACGGCCGATTGCAACTTTCAATAATTCCTTTCGCCCCACGTAGACCGTCCCCGTGACAACAGTGTCTGATCACTTTCATATGGTTGTTCTATCTCTGATTGGCCATTTTAGCTCTGTAATCATGCTGGTCTAATTAGATAATCTCGAATTATTGCtcagaagaaaaaagagaatctcACGCTGTTATTTTATGCTTCGGACAGAAGAATCTCATGATTGTAGCTATGGGCCATTGAAACTGGGAGAAATTCTACACGGGTATTGATGAGGAGTAAAAGATCATTAGGTTTGAATGCTTGGCACAGAAGcgaaaaattttgaaacaaataaataaaggaaGTTGGTTAAACTAAATAGTATGGGTGGAAAAAATGAACTATATATTTATCGTCAGAGTTGGTTCAATGATCAAAAGATAACGTTTTCACTACTGTCAGATTCAaggtttgaattttgaatttgacaATTGGATGGAAAGAGCATGGTGAGAGTTGAGAAGTGACGAAAATAATAAGATGCTGCTCCAGTGATAACCTATTACCCATTTACCATAAAGAAAAGGCAATTCTCAATTGAACGATCTATTACATGTCATTT contains:
- the LOC113755809 gene encoding cytosolic sulfotransferase 5-like, coding for MATPDTESSAAHYSDSLKPLLDQLPKISYGDTFTLYQWEGFWYAPRHLEAAKSVQSNFEARDDDIILASSLKTGTIWLKALLFCIMGPKISDINEDPLLKNHPAVYVQTLETQTYLANPNPDLSSMPTPRLFHTHMPYNVLPDSIKNSKCKMVYIVRNPKDTLVSMWHFFSTVKQYPIQVLFEGFCNGVHPFGPFFDHVLQFWNESLRAPEKVLFLKYEELKSDPKGQVKKLAAFLGRPFENEEQVDQVLWRSSLERLKNLEVNKTGFDPWAQMPNSSFFRRGVVGDWKNALTPEMEERLDQITKTKLAGSGLDLVFVVPC